The region AACCATTGAAGCCTATGCCAGAGCGGTACGCAGAGTCAGCAGTCACTTTGACTGTTGCCCGGACAATCTCAGCCCTGAGAATCTACAGGACTATTTTGCAGATCTGGTAGAAACCCATTCCTGGAGTACAATCAAGATAGACAGAAACGGTCTTCAGCACTTCTGGAAG is a window of Desulfobotulus mexicanus DNA encoding:
- a CDS encoding phage integrase N-terminal SAM-like domain-containing protein; amino-acid sequence: MNQQEQEQFNRLYENHLKTLKLQGKAQKTIEAYARAVRRVSSHFDCCPDNLSPENLQDYFADLVETHSWSTIKIDRNGLQHFWK